The following are encoded together in the Pectobacterium wasabiae CFBP 3304 genome:
- a CDS encoding YjgN family protein gives MTTNTSKNNTQHRVQFHGKAGEYFAIWLVNALLTAITLGIYSAWATVRRRRYFYGNTEINGDRFDYHAQPIQILKGRLLVIAGIILFYAVMAASPTLGILLALAFSALIPIIVIRNWRYNAIMSSYRGIRFNYHCQTGRAYWVLLLCPILLLLALYAALVVVMVIGMQSNSPILAVFIALALATPGFAAVNGIMKMMQLDFYVNNLFFGKTAFNAELTKAAFIKIGLIGVLIIIPFVIVGLSFMSSAFLTSFQTAIMGGRNEDEVLSMMASNTLNLMITLLVVLLGVLVSTCYQLVAQRNYLFNQTSLSGGVKLHSSMKTLSYIWLLITNSLITVFSFGWAAPVAEIRHARYLANATMVEGDLALLHVQAHQDTANSALAEEAVQALDLGVGL, from the coding sequence ATGACTACCAATACTTCAAAAAATAACACGCAGCATCGCGTGCAGTTTCATGGTAAGGCTGGGGAATATTTTGCAATTTGGCTGGTGAATGCGTTATTAACGGCAATCACCTTGGGGATTTATTCTGCATGGGCGACAGTGCGCCGCCGCCGTTATTTCTACGGCAATACGGAAATTAATGGTGACCGTTTTGACTATCACGCCCAGCCTATTCAGATCTTAAAAGGACGTTTGCTGGTTATTGCCGGTATTATTCTGTTTTATGCCGTAATGGCCGCATCACCGACGCTTGGCATACTGCTCGCGTTGGCATTTTCGGCCCTCATTCCGATTATTGTCATCCGTAACTGGCGTTATAACGCCATTATGTCCAGCTATCGTGGTATCCGTTTTAATTATCATTGCCAGACAGGCCGCGCATATTGGGTATTACTGCTTTGTCCTATTTTGCTGCTTCTGGCTTTGTATGCCGCGCTGGTTGTTGTGATGGTTATTGGTATGCAGAGCAATAGCCCGATTCTGGCTGTATTCATCGCCCTGGCGCTTGCTACTCCGGGTTTTGCTGCGGTGAATGGCATCATGAAAATGATGCAGCTTGATTTCTATGTGAATAACCTGTTTTTCGGTAAAACGGCGTTTAACGCAGAATTGACGAAAGCAGCATTCATTAAAATTGGCCTGATTGGCGTACTGATTATTATTCCTTTCGTGATCGTAGGATTGTCATTCATGAGTTCGGCCTTCTTAACCTCATTCCAGACCGCGATAATGGGTGGCAGAAATGAAGATGAGGTGCTCAGTATGATGGCGAGCAATACTCTTAATCTGATGATCACGCTGCTTGTGGTGCTGCTGGGGGTGCTGGTTTCCACTTGCTACCAACTGGTCGCACAGCGTAATTACCTGTTCAACCAGACATCGCTGAGCGGTGGTGTGAAATTGCACTCTTCCATGAAAACGCTGTCTTACATATGGCTGCTGATAACCAATAGCCTGATTACGGTCTTTTCTTTCGGTTGGGCTGCACCGGTGGCAGAGATTCGTCATGCACGCTATCTCGCGAATGCGACGATGGTTGAAGGCGATCTGGCGCTGCTGCACGTTCAGGCACATCAGGACACGGCAAACAGTGCACTGGCCGAAGAAGCCGTACAAGCCCTCGATTTGGGTGTCGGCCTGTAA
- a CDS encoding RNA 2'-phosphotransferase, whose product MSNTNHDDISKFLSYVLRHKPEAIGLTLNSEGWADIAELISGAARDGRLLTREVIQSVVDNSDKKRFSISADGLSIRAAQGHSSSQVDLRYEPKTPPEWLYHGTATRFLDSINQQGLLPGSRQYVHLSADEATAIKVGQRHGKPVVLKVKALEMHQQGFIFYQADNGVWLTLTVQVPFIAE is encoded by the coding sequence ATGAGCAACACAAATCATGATGATATCAGCAAGTTTCTTAGCTACGTGTTACGGCACAAACCCGAAGCCATTGGGCTCACGCTGAACAGTGAAGGATGGGCAGACATTGCTGAACTGATTAGCGGCGCGGCAAGAGACGGACGCCTTCTTACCAGAGAAGTGATTCAGTCTGTCGTTGATAACAGTGACAAAAAGCGCTTTTCTATTTCGGCGGATGGCTTATCGATCCGGGCAGCGCAGGGGCACTCATCATCACAGGTCGATCTGCGTTACGAGCCTAAAACACCGCCCGAGTGGCTTTACCACGGCACGGCAACCCGATTTCTCGACTCAATAAATCAGCAGGGTTTGCTTCCCGGCTCGCGTCAGTATGTGCATTTATCCGCTGATGAAGCAACGGCGATAAAAGTCGGCCAGCGGCATGGCAAGCCCGTGGTACTAAAAGTAAAGGCGTTAGAGATGCATCAACAGGGGTTTATCTTTTATCAGGCGGATAACGGCGTCTGGCTAACCTTGACGGTTCAAGTGCCGTTTATAGCGGAATGA
- a CDS encoding GNAT family N-acetyltransferase, translated as MTTATSTNLQVRLITAQDDAAIAQVIRQVSAEFGLTADKGYTVSDPNLDALFALYNQPKSAYWVIEYEGRVVGGGGVAPLVAGEEDVCELQKMYFLPVVRGKGLARQLAIQALDFARQHGFRRCYLETTGHLTSAIRLYASLGFDAIPHSMGNTGHTDCEVTMLKVL; from the coding sequence ATGACAACTGCGACCTCCACGAATCTTCAGGTACGCCTAATCACTGCGCAGGACGATGCCGCTATTGCACAGGTCATCCGTCAGGTTTCTGCCGAATTTGGTTTAACGGCCGATAAAGGTTACACCGTCTCCGACCCTAATCTGGATGCGTTGTTTGCCCTGTATAACCAGCCGAAAAGCGCCTATTGGGTTATTGAATATGAAGGCCGCGTGGTTGGCGGGGGTGGGGTTGCGCCGCTGGTTGCGGGTGAAGAAGATGTCTGTGAATTACAGAAAATGTATTTCTTACCCGTTGTGCGGGGCAAAGGTCTGGCACGTCAGTTAGCAATACAAGCGCTTGATTTTGCTCGTCAGCATGGCTTTCGCCGCTGTTATCTGGAAACGACGGGTCACTTGACCAGCGCAATTCGGCTATATGCCTCGCTGGGCTTCGATGCGATTCCCCATTCAATGGGCAACACGGGCCACACCGATTGTGAAGTGACGATGCTGAAAGTGCTGTAG
- a CDS encoding valine--tRNA ligase, protein METKYNPQDIEQPLYEHWEKQGYFKPHGDTSKESFSIMIPPPNVTGSLHMGHAFQQTIMDTLIRYQRMQGKNTLWQAGTDHAGIATQMVVERKIAAEEGKTRHDYGREAFIDKIWQWKGESGGNITNQMRRLGNSVDWERERFTMDEGLSNAVKEVFVRLYKEDLIYRGKRLVNWDPKLRTAISDLEVENRDVKGSMWHLRYPLADGVKTAEGKDYLVVATTRPETMLGDTGVAVNPEDPRYKDLIGKEVILPLIGRRIPIVGDEHADMEKGTGCVKITPAHDFNDYEVGKRHQLPMVNILTFDGDIRQSAEIFDTNGEASTAYSSEIPEAFQGLERFAARKALVAAFDELGLLEEIKAHDLTVPYGDRGGVVIEPMLTDQWYVRAAVLAKPAVEAVEDGRIQFVPKQYENMYFSWMRDIQDWCISRQLWWGHRIPAWYDANGNVYVGRTEAEVRSENNLADDVVLNQDEDVLDTWFSSGLWTFSTLGWPEQTPDLKAFHPSSVMVSGFDIIFFWIARMIMLTMHFIKDEDGKPQVPFHTVYMTGLIRDEEGQKMSKSKGNVIDPLDMVDGISLEALLEKRTGNMMQPQLAEKIRKRTEKQFPNGIEPHGTDALRFTLAALASTGRDINWDMKRLEGYRNFCNKLWNASRFVLMNTEGQDCGFGAGEKVLSLADRWILAEFNRTVKAYRDALDGYRFDIAANILYEFTWNQFCDWYLELTKPVMNGGTEAELRGTRHTLVTVLEALLRLAHPIIPFITETIWLRVKALKGINDDTIMLQPFPEFDAAQEDTLALNDLEWIKQAIIAVRNIRAEMNIAPGKPLEVLLRDATTEALRRVEENRSFIQTLARLESITLLPAGDKGPVSVTKLIDGAELLIPMAGLIDKAAELDRLAKEVAKIEAEIERIASKLSNEGFVARAPEAVVAKEREKLDGYAVDKTKLLEQQAVIAAL, encoded by the coding sequence ATGGAAACGAAATATAACCCGCAAGATATCGAACAGCCGCTCTACGAACACTGGGAAAAGCAAGGCTACTTCAAGCCGCACGGCGACACGAGTAAAGAAAGCTTCAGCATTATGATCCCGCCGCCCAACGTCACCGGCAGCTTGCATATGGGTCATGCTTTCCAGCAAACCATTATGGATACGTTGATCCGCTATCAGCGTATGCAGGGCAAAAACACCCTGTGGCAGGCAGGTACTGACCACGCTGGTATCGCCACGCAGATGGTCGTTGAGCGCAAGATCGCCGCAGAAGAAGGCAAAACTCGCCACGATTACGGCCGTGAAGCGTTCATCGACAAAATCTGGCAGTGGAAAGGCGAATCCGGCGGCAACATTACCAATCAGATGCGCCGTCTGGGCAACTCCGTTGACTGGGAGCGCGAGCGCTTCACCATGGATGAAGGCCTGTCCAACGCGGTGAAAGAAGTTTTCGTCCGCCTGTATAAAGAGGACCTGATTTACCGCGGCAAACGCCTGGTGAACTGGGACCCTAAGCTGCGCACGGCGATTTCCGATCTGGAAGTAGAAAACCGCGACGTGAAAGGGTCGATGTGGCACCTGCGTTATCCGCTGGCCGATGGCGTGAAAACGGCCGAAGGAAAAGACTATCTGGTCGTCGCTACGACTCGCCCGGAAACGATGCTGGGTGATACTGGCGTCGCCGTTAACCCAGAAGATCCGCGTTATAAAGATCTCATCGGCAAAGAAGTGATCCTGCCGCTGATTGGCCGTCGTATTCCGATCGTTGGCGACGAACATGCCGACATGGAAAAAGGCACCGGCTGCGTGAAGATCACGCCAGCCCACGACTTCAACGACTACGAAGTGGGTAAACGCCATCAGTTGCCGATGGTAAACATCCTGACGTTCGACGGAGATATCCGCCAGAGCGCCGAAATTTTTGATACTAATGGCGAAGCCAGTACCGCTTACAGCAGCGAAATCCCAGAAGCCTTCCAGGGTCTGGAACGTTTTGCCGCGCGTAAAGCGCTCGTCGCCGCATTCGATGAACTCGGCCTGCTGGAAGAGATCAAAGCGCACGATCTGACCGTTCCTTACGGCGACCGTGGCGGCGTCGTTATTGAACCGATGCTGACCGACCAGTGGTACGTGCGTGCTGCCGTGCTGGCTAAGCCTGCGGTGGAAGCCGTGGAAGATGGCCGCATCCAGTTCGTGCCAAAACAGTACGAAAACATGTACTTCAGTTGGATGCGTGACATTCAGGACTGGTGTATCTCCCGTCAACTGTGGTGGGGCCATCGTATCCCGGCCTGGTACGATGCCAACGGTAACGTCTATGTGGGTCGCACCGAAGCGGAAGTACGCAGTGAAAACAACCTCGCTGACGATGTCGTTCTGAATCAGGACGAAGACGTGCTGGATACCTGGTTCTCATCCGGGCTGTGGACGTTCTCTACGCTGGGTTGGCCGGAGCAAACGCCCGATCTGAAAGCGTTCCACCCAAGCAGCGTGATGGTCAGTGGTTTCGACATCATCTTCTTCTGGATTGCCCGCATGATCATGCTGACCATGCACTTCATCAAAGATGAAGACGGCAAACCGCAGGTGCCATTCCACACCGTCTATATGACCGGCCTGATCCGTGATGAAGAAGGCCAGAAGATGTCCAAATCCAAAGGGAACGTGATCGACCCGCTGGATATGGTGGACGGTATCTCGCTGGAAGCGCTGCTGGAAAAACGTACCGGCAACATGATGCAGCCACAGCTAGCGGAAAAAATCCGCAAGCGCACCGAGAAGCAATTCCCGAACGGCATCGAGCCTCACGGCACGGATGCTCTGCGCTTCACGCTGGCGGCGCTCGCCTCTACTGGCCGCGACATCAACTGGGACATGAAGCGTCTGGAAGGTTACCGCAACTTCTGTAACAAACTGTGGAACGCCAGCCGTTTTGTGCTGATGAACACCGAAGGTCAGGATTGCGGTTTTGGTGCAGGTGAAAAAGTGCTGTCGCTGGCTGACCGCTGGATTCTGGCGGAATTCAACCGCACAGTGAAAGCTTATCGCGATGCGCTGGACGGTTATCGCTTTGATATTGCCGCCAACATTCTGTACGAATTCACCTGGAACCAGTTCTGCGACTGGTATCTGGAACTGACGAAGCCCGTAATGAACGGTGGTACGGAAGCGGAACTGCGCGGTACGCGTCATACGCTGGTTACCGTACTGGAAGCGCTGCTGCGTCTGGCACATCCGATCATTCCGTTCATTACCGAAACCATCTGGCTACGCGTCAAAGCGCTGAAAGGCATTAACGACGACACGATCATGTTGCAGCCATTCCCAGAGTTTGATGCCGCGCAGGAAGACACGCTGGCGCTGAACGATCTGGAGTGGATCAAGCAGGCGATCATCGCCGTGCGTAATATCCGTGCAGAAATGAATATCGCACCGGGCAAACCGCTGGAAGTCTTACTGCGCGATGCCACTACCGAAGCACTGCGTCGCGTAGAAGAAAACCGCAGCTTTATCCAAACGCTGGCGCGTCTGGAAAGCATTACGCTGCTGCCAGCGGGCGACAAAGGACCGGTTTCCGTCACTAAGCTCATCGATGGTGCCGAGCTATTGATTCCAATGGCCGGCCTGATCGACAAAGCGGCAGAGCTGGATCGTCTGGCGAAAGAAGTGGCGAAAATCGAAGCAGAGATTGAGCGCATCGCGAGCAAGCTGTCCAACGAAGGCTTTGTAGCACGAGCACCGGAAGCAGTCGTTGCCAAAGAGCGTGAGAAGCTGGACGGCTACGCCGTAGACAAAACCAAACTGCTGGAGCAGCAAGCGGTCATCGCGGCGCTGTAA
- a CDS encoding alpha/beta fold hydrolase codes for MVNRILSGVVGAFLLMLSPLTHAQTNFSAPQEGDWIAPEFTFNSGEKLKDLRIHYYTIGDKTKPAVLLLHGTNQPIKALLANGFGGELFGPGQALDSSKYFIIMPESIGSGKSSKPSDGLRMAFPQYDYNDMVQAQYRLIKEGLGINHLRLVMGYSMGGMQTWLWGEKYPDMMDALVPMASLPNELSGRNWMMRRILIESIKNDPAWNNGDYTQQPPTLKTASIMFSIATTGGTLAYQSKAPTRAQADKLVEDRLAAPSSSDANDFIYIWGSSANYNAAPDLNKIKAPVLVINSADDERNPVETGILDNELKKIKQATVFLIPASNETSGHGTMMSAKFYKDELQRFLDKNQSQKKNKK; via the coding sequence ATGGTTAACCGAATACTATCAGGGGTGGTGGGTGCATTTCTGTTAATGCTGTCACCATTAACGCATGCACAGACAAATTTTTCAGCACCGCAAGAAGGCGACTGGATCGCGCCTGAATTTACCTTCAACAGTGGCGAAAAATTAAAAGATCTACGCATTCACTATTATACGATCGGTGATAAAACCAAACCTGCTGTCTTATTGCTACATGGAACGAACCAGCCGATTAAGGCGCTGTTAGCAAATGGTTTTGGCGGGGAGTTGTTCGGGCCGGGGCAGGCTCTGGATAGCAGCAAATACTTTATTATCATGCCGGAAAGTATTGGTTCTGGAAAATCGTCCAAACCGTCAGACGGCTTACGGATGGCATTTCCCCAATACGATTATAACGATATGGTGCAAGCCCAATATCGCTTAATCAAAGAAGGGCTGGGTATTAACCACCTGCGTTTGGTGATGGGATATTCCATGGGCGGGATGCAGACCTGGCTCTGGGGGGAAAAATACCCGGACATGATGGATGCATTGGTGCCAATGGCGTCGCTGCCAAATGAGTTGTCTGGTCGTAACTGGATGATGCGTCGCATCTTGATTGAGTCCATCAAGAACGATCCGGCCTGGAATAATGGCGATTACACGCAGCAACCGCCAACGCTCAAAACGGCCAGCATTATGTTCAGTATCGCCACTACTGGCGGAACGCTGGCCTATCAGAGCAAAGCGCCGACGCGAGCACAGGCGGACAAACTGGTAGAAGATCGCCTTGCTGCGCCGTCAAGCAGCGATGCCAATGACTTTATTTATATCTGGGGGTCGTCTGCAAATTATAATGCTGCCCCGGATCTGAATAAAATTAAAGCCCCTGTTCTGGTGATTAACTCTGCGGATGATGAGCGTAATCCTGTTGAAACAGGCATCCTGGATAATGAGCTTAAGAAGATTAAGCAGGCGACGGTGTTCCTTATTCCCGCCAGTAACGAAACCAGCGGGCATGGCACGATGATGTCAGCAAAATTTTATAAAGATGAGTTGCAACGTTTCTTAGACAAGAATCAGTCGCAGAAAAAGAATAAAAAATAA
- a CDS encoding DNA polymerase III subunit chi, whose translation MKNATFYLLEHDSKSGELSAHEALACDLAAERWRAGKRVLIACEDEQQAIRLDEALWQRDPNAFVPHNLAGEGPRHGAPVELAWPQRRGNAPRDLLISLLPQFADFATAFHEVIDFVPYEESLKQLARDRYKTYRSVGFQLTTATPPTH comes from the coding sequence ATGAAAAACGCAACGTTCTATCTTCTCGAACACGACAGCAAAAGCGGTGAGCTCAGCGCCCATGAGGCACTGGCATGCGATCTGGCGGCAGAACGTTGGCGAGCAGGAAAGCGCGTGTTGATTGCCTGCGAAGACGAGCAGCAGGCTATTAGGCTGGATGAAGCATTATGGCAGCGCGATCCCAACGCGTTCGTGCCACATAATCTGGCAGGCGAAGGACCCCGTCACGGCGCACCGGTCGAACTGGCGTGGCCACAGCGACGTGGTAATGCACCACGTGACCTGCTGATCAGCCTATTGCCGCAGTTCGCAGATTTTGCCACCGCTTTCCATGAAGTGATAGACTTTGTCCCTTACGAAGAATCCTTAAAACAGTTGGCGCGCGACCGCTATAAAACCTATCGCAGCGTCGGCTTCCAATTGACCACGGCTACGCCGCCAACTCACTGA
- a CDS encoding methyl-accepting chemotaxis protein: protein MFRKIKIRTALSMMVFSLAALLLFVGVLGLVAVQSGNKSFARVDMEVLPGLVALNDSSELLLRGRLDLRLYESLMGKGDVEAAKVALGRARGKVDGASEKWQNYLKYPQSAEEKIISADMAEKRNTLMQEFIDPAFAALNAGNLDEYRQRAGKSTVLYAAFDKSSKALVAFKLKSIDEAYADSNGRVELMETILYAAIACALLLAALAWSVMTNLIVKPLNQAISVFDRIAEGDLRAQIDSSGKNEIAQLFAAVQRMRDGLENMVRVVRNGTDAISVGVEEIASGNIDLSSRTEQQAASLDETASSMEQIMSTVKNNEDNTRKANDLALKASDSASRGGNVVTEVVDTMRSIKQSSAKISDIVGVIDGIAFQTNLLALNAAVESARAGQYGKGFAVVASEVRMLAARSATAAKEIGTMIDASLSRIEKGAGLVELAGNTMDEVLMDVKKVVDIMDEITLASSEQSRGISQINIAINQMDGVTQQNASLVSEVATSANALQEQVINLQQSVSRFQIARESVGMNGILPGLRQNIALADAR, encoded by the coding sequence ATGTTTCGTAAGATAAAGATCCGTACTGCCCTCAGCATGATGGTGTTTTCGTTAGCGGCGCTACTGCTTTTTGTCGGCGTTTTAGGGTTGGTTGCAGTTCAGTCGGGGAATAAATCATTTGCCCGTGTCGATATGGAAGTGTTGCCAGGGTTGGTCGCGTTGAATGACAGTTCCGAACTGCTGTTGCGTGGCCGGTTAGATTTACGTCTGTACGAATCATTAATGGGCAAAGGGGACGTCGAGGCAGCGAAAGTCGCACTGGGACGCGCCAGAGGTAAGGTCGATGGTGCCAGCGAGAAATGGCAGAACTACCTGAAATATCCACAGTCCGCAGAAGAAAAAATCATTTCTGCGGACATGGCTGAGAAACGTAATACGCTGATGCAGGAGTTTATCGATCCGGCATTTGCGGCGCTTAACGCAGGGAATCTGGATGAATATCGCCAGCGTGCCGGGAAATCGACGGTGCTGTATGCCGCGTTTGATAAATCGTCTAAAGCGCTGGTTGCCTTCAAGCTGAAGAGCATTGATGAAGCCTACGCGGATTCGAATGGGCGTGTGGAGTTGATGGAAACCATCTTGTACGCCGCGATTGCCTGTGCGTTGCTGTTGGCTGCACTGGCGTGGTCTGTGATGACCAACCTTATTGTGAAACCGTTGAATCAGGCTATTTCCGTCTTTGACCGTATCGCGGAAGGCGACCTGCGTGCGCAGATTGATAGCAGCGGGAAAAATGAAATTGCACAGTTGTTCGCCGCGGTTCAGCGCATGCGTGACGGGCTGGAAAATATGGTGCGTGTGGTGCGTAACGGTACTGATGCGATCAGCGTTGGCGTTGAGGAAATCGCATCCGGCAATATCGATCTCTCTAGCCGTACCGAGCAGCAGGCGGCCTCGTTGGATGAAACGGCTTCAAGCATGGAACAGATCATGTCAACGGTGAAAAACAACGAAGACAACACGCGTAAAGCCAACGATCTGGCGTTGAAAGCCTCGGATTCTGCCTCTCGCGGCGGGAATGTTGTGACCGAAGTGGTTGATACCATGCGTTCTATTAAGCAGAGTTCTGCCAAAATTTCCGACATTGTTGGAGTGATCGACGGCATCGCTTTCCAGACCAACCTGCTGGCACTGAACGCTGCGGTGGAATCTGCCCGTGCGGGTCAATATGGTAAAGGCTTTGCGGTGGTTGCCTCTGAAGTACGGATGTTGGCGGCGCGTAGTGCGACGGCAGCGAAAGAGATTGGCACCATGATTGATGCCTCCCTTAGCCGTATTGAAAAGGGCGCAGGGCTGGTTGAACTGGCGGGTAATACCATGGATGAAGTGCTGATGGATGTGAAAAAAGTGGTTGATATCATGGATGAAATCACACTGGCTTCCAGCGAACAGAGTCGAGGTATTTCGCAGATTAATATCGCCATCAATCAGATGGACGGTGTGACGCAGCAGAATGCGTCATTGGTATCAGAAGTGGCGACCTCTGCGAATGCGCTTCAGGAACAGGTGATTAACCTGCAACAGTCCGTTTCCCGTTTCCAGATCGCAAGAGAAAGCGTGGGAATGAACGGTATTCTGCCCGGCTTGCGTCAGAACATTGCACTGGCCGATGCTCGCTAA
- a CDS encoding M48 family metallopeptidase, with product MNIEGHYQYPGLAARVAASLHLTDNGSMMVLSTESSNTTFTLEQVEVSDALGSIPLTLTFPDGGRFVPSDDPTFRAWYSARRRPGLVHRLERHKRGVILTLFATLFIVINYVYVVLPWASSALALHIPTAIEQQLGQHTLTLLRHSDFKPSKLPIARQQAMQTLFQQVMPADMREDKTPLRLEIMSAPIGPNAFMLADGTLIISDDLVTLAKSDNELAAVMLHEMGHHAYRHPMRMVVRSSLVSLTFMWMTGDVSGVGDIVLQSAAFINEMQFSRDMEREADAWAIAKMQQQGRSLQSMQAMYQALINHDRSEDDVESLDLPDWLSTHPDMDERLRTIEREMNKH from the coding sequence ATGAATATTGAGGGGCATTATCAATACCCCGGATTGGCGGCCCGCGTGGCCGCTTCTCTTCATTTAACGGACAATGGTTCGATGATGGTGCTGAGCACGGAGTCATCGAATACGACATTTACATTGGAGCAGGTCGAGGTTTCCGATGCGCTGGGATCTATTCCCCTGACGTTAACGTTTCCTGACGGCGGTCGCTTTGTTCCTTCCGACGATCCTACATTTCGTGCGTGGTATTCCGCGCGCCGTCGCCCTGGGCTGGTCCATCGTCTGGAACGCCATAAGCGTGGCGTGATTCTCACGTTATTTGCCACGCTATTCATTGTCATAAACTATGTCTATGTGGTGTTGCCGTGGGCGAGCTCCGCGTTGGCGCTACACATTCCTACCGCCATCGAACAGCAATTAGGGCAACATACGCTAACGCTGTTACGGCACAGCGATTTTAAACCTTCAAAACTGCCTATTGCTCGCCAACAGGCGATGCAAACGCTGTTTCAACAGGTTATGCCCGCTGACATGCGGGAAGACAAAACGCCGCTGCGCCTGGAGATTATGTCGGCGCCTATTGGGCCGAATGCCTTTATGTTGGCAGATGGCACGCTGATTATCAGTGACGATCTGGTAACGCTGGCGAAAAGTGATAACGAGCTGGCTGCGGTGATGTTGCATGAAATGGGACACCACGCCTACCGCCATCCAATGCGCATGGTCGTGCGTTCATCGCTGGTGTCGCTGACGTTCATGTGGATGACGGGGGATGTCAGTGGAGTGGGGGATATCGTGTTGCAGTCTGCCGCTTTTATCAACGAGATGCAGTTTTCTCGCGATATGGAGCGGGAAGCCGATGCATGGGCAATAGCAAAAATGCAACAGCAAGGGCGTTCGCTTCAGTCCATGCAGGCAATGTATCAGGCCCTGATCAATCACGACCGCAGCGAGGATGACGTTGAATCGCTGGATTTACCTGACTGGTTGAGCACACATCCAGATATGGACGAGCGGCTGAGAACGATTGAAAGAGAAATGAATAAACACTGA
- the pepA gene encoding leucyl aminopeptidase, with amino-acid sequence MEFSVKSGSPEKQRSACIVVGVFEPRRLSPIAEQLDKISDGYISALLRRGELEGKVGQSLLLHHVPNILSERILLIGCGKERELDERQYKQVIQKTINALNETGSMEAVCFLTELHVKGRNTYWKVRQAVETAKETLYTFDQLKSNKVELRRPLRKMVFNVPTRRELTSGERAIQHGLAIAAGIKAAKDLGNMPPNICNAAYLASQARQLADTYSQNIITRVIGEQQMKELGMNAYLAVGQGSQNESLMSVIEYKGDPNPETRPIVLVGKGLTFDSGGISIKPADSMDEMKYDMCGAATVYGVMRMAAELALPLNIVGVLAGCENMVDGRAYRPGDVLTTMSGQTVEVLNTDAEGRLVLCDTLTYVERYEPDVVIDVATLTGACVIALGHHITGLMANHNPLAHELLSASEQSGDRAWRLPLTDEFQEQLESNFADMANIGGRPGGAITAGCFLSRFTRKYSWAHLDIAGTAWRSGKAKGATGRPVALLSQFLLNRAGQNDVE; translated from the coding sequence ATGGAGTTCAGCGTAAAAAGCGGTAGCCCGGAAAAACAACGCAGTGCCTGCATTGTCGTCGGCGTGTTTGAACCGCGTCGTCTGTCCCCTATTGCCGAACAACTCGATAAAATCAGCGACGGCTATATTAGCGCGTTGCTTCGCCGTGGTGAATTAGAAGGCAAAGTGGGGCAATCACTGCTCTTGCACCATGTACCTAACATTCTTTCTGAGCGCATTTTGCTGATTGGCTGCGGTAAAGAGCGTGAGCTTGATGAACGCCAGTACAAACAGGTGATTCAGAAAACCATCAACGCCCTGAACGAAACTGGTTCGATGGAAGCGGTCTGCTTCTTGACCGAGCTGCACGTGAAAGGCCGTAACACGTACTGGAAAGTGCGTCAGGCGGTCGAAACCGCGAAAGAGACGCTGTATACCTTCGATCAGCTTAAGAGTAATAAGGTCGAGCTGCGCCGTCCGCTACGCAAGATGGTATTCAACGTGCCGACGCGCCGTGAACTGACCAGCGGTGAACGCGCCATCCAGCACGGTCTGGCGATTGCCGCAGGTATCAAGGCCGCGAAAGATCTCGGCAATATGCCGCCGAACATCTGTAATGCCGCCTATCTGGCATCGCAAGCGCGTCAACTGGCTGACACCTACAGCCAGAACATCATCACGCGCGTGATTGGTGAACAGCAGATGAAAGAGCTGGGCATGAATGCCTATCTGGCCGTAGGCCAGGGCTCACAGAATGAATCGCTGATGTCCGTGATCGAATACAAAGGCGATCCGAACCCGGAAACTCGCCCAATTGTACTGGTCGGTAAAGGGCTGACGTTCGATTCCGGCGGCATCTCCATCAAACCTGCCGACAGTATGGACGAAATGAAATACGACATGTGCGGCGCGGCAACGGTCTACGGCGTGATGCGCATGGCAGCCGAGCTGGCGCTGCCGTTGAATATCGTCGGCGTACTGGCAGGTTGTGAAAATATGGTCGACGGACGCGCATACCGTCCCGGCGATGTGCTGACGACGATGTCCGGTCAAACGGTAGAAGTGCTGAACACCGATGCGGAAGGCCGGCTGGTCTTGTGTGATACACTGACCTACGTTGAACGCTATGAGCCGGATGTCGTCATTGACGTCGCGACGCTGACGGGTGCATGCGTGATTGCGCTGGGACACCACATCACCGGGCTGATGGCAAACCACAATCCGCTGGCGCACGAATTATTGAGTGCGTCCGAGCAATCTGGTGACCGCGCATGGCGTCTGCCGCTGACCGACGAATTCCAGGAGCAGTTGGAGTCCAATTTTGCCGATATGGCGAATATTGGTGGTCGTCCGGGCGGCGCCATTACCGCAGGCTGCTTCCTGTCGCGCTTTACGCGTAAGTACAGTTGGGCGCATCTGGATATCGCGGGCACTGCATGGCGCTCTGGCAAGGCCAAAGGCGCAACGGGTCGTCCGGTCGCACTGTTATCACAGTTCCTGCTTAACCGCGCCGGACAGAACGACGTAGAATAA